From the genome of Streptomyces spinoverrucosus:
CCCGCAGATCCAGCTCATCAAGAGCGGTCAGGTGGCCGACCTGAGCGACCTCGTCAACCCGGTCAAGGACGACTTCAACCCGGCCGACATCCAGTCGCACACGGTGGACGGGAAGATATACGGCGTCCGGATGATCGACGACCCGCAGTTCTTCTTCTACCGCAAGTCGATGTTCGACAAGGCGGGCGTCGGCGTACCCACCACGCTCGACGAGCTGCTCGACGCCGCGGCCGAGCTCACCACCGACAAGGTCAAGGGCATCTACCTCGGCAACAAACTGCACGCGATCGTCGACCCGCTGATCTGGTCGGCCGGCGCCCAGCACCTCGACGACGACAACCGGATCGCCTACCACACCGACGGGGTCGTCGAGGGCTTCACCAAGCTGCGCAAGCTGTTCACGGGTGGCGACCTGCTCCTGGACGCCCCGACCGACTTCTGGGACCCGTCCGCGCTGAACCAGGGCCTGACGGCCATCCAGTGGTGCGGCATGTGGGCGATGCCGCAGATGCAGGAGGCGCTCGGGGACGACCTCGGGATCTTCCCCTTCCCGAAGGTCACCGGCGCGGGCAAGCAGTCGGTCTACAACGGCGGCTGGTCGATGTTCGTCAACGCCAAGGGCCCGAACGTCGAGGCGGCCAAGGAGTACGTGAAGTGGCTGTGGATCGACCAGAAGGAGTACCAGGAGGACTGGGCGCTGTCCTACGGCTTCCACATCCCGCCGCGCACCTCGATCGCCGAGTCCGCCGACAAGCTCAAGTCGGGTCTGCCCGCGGAAGGCGTCAAGCTCTTCAACGAGTTCGGGCACTTCGACAACATCGGCTGGACCCAGGCCATGCGTACCGCGCTGGAGGACGTCATGGCCAACTGCGTCCGCAAGGGCGGCGACCCGGACTCCGAGCTCGACAAGGCGGACGCCAAGGTCGACCGCGAGCTGAAGAAGCTGTTCGGATAGGCCGGCGGACGGACAGCAGCGCGATGTCGACCACCACGACTCAGGGTGTCGCGAAGCCCCCCGCCCCGGCCCGGGCCGACGGGGCCCGGCCGCGGCGGAGGCTGCTCGGCAGCCGCACCTTCAACTTCTGGCTCTTCACCGGCCCCTTCCTCATCGGCCTGGTGATCTTCGTCTACGTCCCGATCCTGTGGAGTCTGTGGCTCTCCTTCTTCGAGGCCCGCTTCACGGTCACACCGAGCGAGTTCGTCGGCTTCGACAACTACGTGACGATGCTGACGGACGACGATTTCATGGGCTCGCTCGTCACCTTCACGGTCTTCGCCGTGATCATCGTGCCGACCACCTGGGCGCTCTCGCTGACGCTGGCGCTGATGGTGAACCGGCTGCGGTTCATGCGGGCTTTCTTCCGGTCGGTGTTCTTTCTGCCGACGGCGGTGAGCTATGTCGCCGCCGCGCTCATCTGGAAGATGTCCATCTTCAACGGCGTCCGCTTCGGCCTGGCGAACACCGTCCTCGGCTGGTTCGGCGTCGAGAACATCGCCTGGCTGGCCAACCCCGATCCGCCCTGGTACTGGCTGGTCATCGTGACCGTACGCCTGTGGCTCCAGGCGGGCTTCTACATGATCCTGTTCCTGGCGGCCCTGCAGAACATCCCGCAGGAGCTGTACGAGGCCGCCGCCATCGACGGGGCCAGGCCGGGCTGGCAGACCTTCCGTCACATCACCCTGCCCCAGCTGCGCGCGACCTCCACCGCCGTGATCCTGCTGCTGCTCGTAGCCGCCTACCAGGCCTTCGACGAGTTCTTCAACCTGATGGCGAAGACCACCTGGGGCCGCCCGCCGCTGGTCGAGCTGTACTACATGGCGCTGGGCGAGAACCAGGACTACGGCGCCGGCAGCGCGGGCGCGCTGATCCTCACGGTGCTGATCTGCATCGTGACCCTGCTCCAGGGCCGGATCATGGGCTTCGGACGCGGGGAGGAGTCCAAGTGACCGCCACCACGACCACACGCCCGCCGAACAAGCCGGGTCGCGGCCGGCGAGGCGTCGCCGGCTCCGCCGGGCTCTACCTCGCCACCGCCGTCGCCGCCTTCCTCTTCCTCGTCCCCTTCTACTTGATCCTCCGCAACGCCCTGATGACGGACCCGGAGATCACGGGCGAGGAGTGGAAGTGGTTCCCCACGGACATCCAGTGGGGCAACATCACCGAACCGTTCGACGACCCCTCGGTCGACTTCGCCCGCTCCCTGTGGAACTCGGCGATCGTCGGCGTGGCGCACACCCTCGGCACCCTGCTGGTCTGCTCACTGGCCGGCTACGGCCTCGCCCGCATCCCGTACCGACACGCCAACAAGATCTTCTACGCCGTTCTGGTGACGCTGATGGTGCCGACCGCCGTCACCTTCGTGCCGAGCTTCGTGCTGGTCTCGTCACTCGGCTGGGTGGACACATACCGCGGACTGATCATCCCCGGCCTCTTCAGTGGTTTCACCTGCTTCCTCTTCCGGCAGTACTTCCTGGGGTTCCCGAAGGAGCTGGAGGAGGCGGCGCGCGTGGACGGGCTCGGCTACTGGGGCGCGTACTGGCGGGTCGTCGTACCCAACTCGCTGAACTTCTTCGCCGCGATCGCGACGATCACGTTCATCAGCGGGTGGAACGCCTTCCTGTGGCCCCTGGTCATCGGCCAGGACCCGAGCGCGTGGACCGTCCAGGTGGCGCTCTCCTCGTACATGACCAACCAGACCGTCAACTTCCACCTGATCTTCATGGCCACCGCCATTTCCATCCTGCCCCTGGTGTTCGTGTTCCTCTTCCTCCAGCGCTGGCTGGTGCAGGGGATCGCGCAGACCGGCATCAAGGGCTGAGCAAGGAGACCGATGTCCCTCCGCACCACGACACCCGCCATCGGCTACGTCGAGGACGTCGCACCCGGCACCGGCGCCCTGCCGCCCCGCGCCTGGTACGCGTCCTCCGACGCCGCGTCCCTGTCCCTGGGCGGCAGCTGGCGCTTCCGCCTGTCACCGACCGCCGACGCCGAGGACGACTCCTTCGCCGGGCCCGGATACGACGCCGGGGACTGGGCGGAGGTCACCGTCCCCGGGCACTGGGTCCTACAGGGCCATGGTTCGCCCATTTACACGAACCACCTGTACCCGTTCCCGGTGGACCCCCCGCACGTGCCCACCGAGAACCCCACCGGCGACCACCTCCGCGTCTTCGACCTCCCCGACGACTGGCCGTCGGACGGCGGCGCCACCGTCCGCTTCGACGGCGTCGAATCCTGCGCCCGCGTCTGGCTGAACGGCACGGAACTCGGCGAGTTCAAGGGCTCGCGCCTGCCGCACGAGTTCGAGGTCGGGCACCTGCTGCGACCGACGGGCAACGTCCTGGCGGTGCGGGTGCACCAGTGGTCGGCGGGCTCGTACCTGGAGGACCAGGACCAGTGGTGGCTGCCAGGCATCTTCCGTGACGTCACCCTGCTGCACCGCCCGGCGAACGGCGCGCGCGACTTCTTCGTGCACGCTTCCTACGACCACCTCACGGGCGAGGGCACCCTGCGCGTCGACTCCGACGTGCCCGGCCGGGTCACCGTCCCGGAGCTGTCCGTCGACCTCGCCACCGGCGAGTCGGTCACGGTCGCCGTCGAACCCTGGACCGCGGAGACCCCGCGCCTCTACGACGGCGTACTGGCCACCGACGGCGAACGTGTTCCCCTGCGCGTCGGTTTCCGGACCGTTTGCCTCGAAGACGGCCTGCTCAAGGTCAACGGCAAGCCGATCCTCTTCAAGGGCGTCAACCGGCACGAGTGGCACCCCGAGCGCGGCCGCGCCCTCGACCTCGACACCATGCGCGCGGACGTGCTGCTGATGAAACAGCACAACCTCAACGCCGTCCGCACCTCCCACTACCCGCCGCACCCCGCCTTCCTCGACCTGTGCGACGAGTACGGTCTGTGGGTCATCGACGAGTGCGACCTGGAGACCCACGGCTTCGTCGAGCAGTCCTGGCGGGACAACCCCGTCGACGACGACCGCTGGACCCCGGCCCTGCTCGACCGTGCCGCCCGTATGGTCGAGCGGGACAAGAACCACCCGTCGGTCGTCATCTGGTCCCTCGGCAACGAGGCCGGCACCGGACGCGGGCTGACCGCCATGGCCGAGTGGATCCACGGCCGCGACGACTCACGCCTCGTGCACTACGAGGGCGACATCGACTGCCGTGACACCGACATGTACTCGCGGATGTACGCCCCCCACGCCGAGGTCGAGAAGATCGGCCGCCGTCTGGACGGCGGTACGCACAAGCGCCGCGAGCTCCCCTTCATCCTCTGCGAGTACGGCCACGCCATGGGCAACGGCCCCGGCGGCCTCGCCGACTACCAGCGGATCTTCGAGTCGTACGACCGGCTCCAGGGCGGCTTCATCTGGGAGTGGATCGACCACGGCATCAACCATCCCGAGCTGGGCTTCGCCTACGGCGGCGACTTCGGCGAGGAACTGCACGATTCGAACTTCGTCTGCGACGGGCTGATCTTCCCGGACCGGACGCCGTCGCCGGGTCTGACCGAGTACAAGAAGGTGATCGAGCCGGTCCGGATCGACGGCGACGGCCCGTCCGGCACGGTCCGTGTCACCAACGCGTACGACTTCGCCGACCTGTCCGCCCTCGCCTTCGAATGGTCCTGCCAGGTGGACGGCGAGACGGTCGAGTCGGGCCCGCTGTCGGTCCCGCCGCTCACACCGGGCGAGTCGGCCGACGTGAAGCTGCCCGCACCGCCCGACGCTCCGGCCGGTGCCGAGACGCAGTGGACGGTACGGGCGCTGCTGGCGCAGGACACACCGTGGGCCGAGCGGGGTCACCAGGTGGCCTGGGCCCAGCTTCCGCTCGGCAGGCGAGAGTCCCCCGCACCGGCCGCCACCCAGCCCCCCACCGTCGACGGACCCCTCGTCCGCCTCGGCCCAGCCACCTTCGACGCCCGCACGGGTACCTTGCGCACCATCGGCGGCGTCGAGATCGTGTCGCCACTCCGCCTCGACGTCTGGCGCGCCCCCACCGACAACGACAACGGCGCCCACTGGCAGCCCGACGCCCGCTACGGCCTGCTGTGGCGCAAGCTCGGCCTGCACCGGATGCGACACCGGCTGGACGGCGTCGAGTGGGACGACAACGCGCTGACGGTACGGACCCGGGTGGCGCCCGCGGCCGCCGAGGTCGCCCTGCGGACGGTGTACCGCTGGACAGCCGACGCAGACCGGTTGCGCCTCTCCGTTTCCGTGACGCCCGAGGGCGACTGGCGGCTGCCCCTGCCCAGGCTCGGCATCCGCTTCGGGCTGGCGTCGGCGGACGAGGTGACATGGTTCGGCGGCGGCCCCGGGGAGGCGTACCCGGACACCAAGTCCGCCTCGATGCTGGGCCGTTGGCACTCCACGGTCGACGAGATGCAGACCCCCTACGTCCGCCCGCAGGAGAACGGCGCCCGCGCCGACGTCCGCTGGGCGGAACTCGGTGGCCTGCGCGTCGAGGGCGACCCGGAGTTCTGGTTCACCGCCCGCCGCTGGACCACCGAGCAACTGGACGCCGCCGCACACCCGACCGACCTCACGCCCGGCGACACGGTGTGGGTCAACCTGGACCACGGCCAGATGGGCATCGGCTCCCAGTCCTGCGGCCCCGGCACACTCCCCCAGTACCACCTGCACGCACGACCCACCACGTTCTCCTTCACCTTCACGCAGACGGGCTGAGCGGCAGTATCGAGGTCCGGGCCCCTGACCCGGACCTTCCACACCACCGTGCGGCTCTCAGTGGTCGGCGCAGCAGGGTGTCGGGTCCGGGACCTCGAAGGGGGTCAGGGTGCCGCCGACGGCCGGCATGGCGGCGAGTATCAGCTCGCCGTTCTGCCACTGCGGTCGTACGTGGTCCCGGGTGACGACGGTGGTGTCCGGAGCCGGGGGCTGCGTCGCGCCGAGGACGGTCACACGGTCGATCGCGGAGCGGGACAGCAGCTCCGCGATCGACAGCGTGCCGGTGAGGTCGGCCGCGCCCGGGTAGAGCACGGCGCGGCCGACCTCGTCGGGGGCGCCGTCCAGCACCTCGTATCCCTTCGCCGTCAGCCACTCGCGGGCCGACCGCAGGACCGGCTCCGACGCCATCGCGAAGGACAGCGCGACCCGCGGCCGCTCGTCCCGGACGAGGTGCGTGCAGCCGAACGTGCCCTCGGGGAGGGCGAGTTCGGCCGCCAGCGTCAGGAGCAGGTGGTCGGCCGCGCGCAGGTCCTTCAGGCCCGCGTCGACGGTGAGGACGTACGGGGTCACGAGGGCAGGACCCACACCGGGTTGGAGTAGAACCACAGGTCCAGCCACGGGTCGGCGTCGCCGACGACGTCGAGCGCCGGGCCGGCCGGGTCGACGGCCGCGCCCATCGCGCCGACGGCCGAGCGGTTGCCGTCGGTGCCGCGCAGACGGACGTAGACCGGGCGGTCGACCTTGCCGAGGTCGTAGGTGAGGCGGACCGTGCCGGTCGACTTGTTCACCTCGTACGACTTCACGACCTTGGCCGTCGGCGCGGTGAACGTGTCCTTGTCCTTGACCTCGCCCGTCACATCGCCCTGGATGACGTCCACGCGGGCCAGCTTCGGCAGGAAGCCCGCCCAGTTGGGGCCTCCGGCCAGCGCCACGTCCACGGTCAGCGTGACGTTCGTGCCCTTGCGCACGTGCAGGGCGCCGCCCAGCGTGGCCCAGCGGCTGCCGCCGGACACCCGGACGTCGAGGCCGCCGATCAGCTGGCCGTGGTCGACCCAGATGCGGCCCGCGCGGATACCGTCCATGACGGCGGCGTACGAGAAGCCGTCGGCGCCGACGTGGGTACGGCTGTAGTAGCCGGGCCAGTAGTCGCCCTGGGAGACGTCGATCTTGCCGCCGTAGACCGGGTCGTCGTAACGGCCGTTGGCGTTGAAGTCGCCGCCGCCGCGCGCGGCGGTGTCGGCGTACACCTGGTGGGAGTCGGAGTTGGCGGTGATCCACCACGGCTTGCCCTCGGCGAGGAGGCTGTCCCACAGGCCGCCGACGGTGGAGGTCATCCAGTCGAAGCCGCCCCAGGTGCGGTAGCTCTCCGGCGGGTAGCCGGCGAAGGAGTTGGCGCTGGGGTTGTTGTCGTAGATGCCGCGCGCCCGGCCCATGCCGAGCGGCGCGGGGATACCGGCGGCCTGGTGGCCGGGCGCGCCCTCGAAGCCGATGGCGATCTGGTGGCTCGCGGGCGTGGCGTCACGCCAGGCGCGGATCTCGTGCGGGGAGTCGACGCCGCGCCGCGCCGGGTGGTTGGCGAGCATCAGCGCGTCCTTGACCTTGCGGCGGCGGACCTGCTCGCCGAGGAAGGCGAGACCGGCGACGGCCAGCGCCTCGTTGGCGGGCGTCGAGTCGGAGGCGCCCTTGACGCTGCCGTCGTAGTCGGTCTCGAACTGCTTGAGGACGGAGACCTCGTTCCTGCCGGGGTGCACGAACACCGTGCCGTGCTCGGCGGCCGGGATGTTCCACTCCAGGCCCTGGAAGACGAGGGTGTCCTCGTAGGCGGCGCGGGCCTGCTGGATGTCCGGGTTGACCTTCTCCACGCCTATCTTGGCGTGCGTGGTGCTGCCGTGGTCGGTGATGACCAGCCAGTCCATGCCGTGCTTGGCGCCCTGGCGGACCTGGTCGACGACGCGGTACTTGCCGTCGCTGCTGTACTGCGTGTGGATGTGGTGGTCACCGGCCAGCCACAGGAAACCCTTGCCGCGACGGCCGTTGGTGGCGGCGGCGGCCGGGGCGGTCCCGGCGGTGCCCGACAGTACGCTGCCGGCGGCCAGGCCCGCGCCCAGCAGACCGGCGCGGCGCAGCAGCGAGCGGCGCGACTGCTGCTCGGGCGTCAGGGCCTCGTCGGGCACGGAGGTGTCGAAGGCGGCGGGCAGAGCCGCGTGCTCGTGACCGTGGTCGTGCTCGTGTCCGTGATGGTGGTGCCCGTGTCCGTGGCTGTGCCCCATGATGCGCCTCCTGGAGACCGCTGCTGCCTTCCGCGGCGGTTGCCTTCTTACGACGCTGATGCGCCGCGTGAGGAGAATCGAGGCAGCAGATGAATTTGAACGACCCATGAGTGATCCCCGGACGTCATGGACACGGCCGCTCGTCCACACACCCGTTCCGTTTCCCCAACTGCCCTTGCCCGATGCAGAATTCACCCTCGAACCTGAACAGCGTTCATCTCCCGCTCGACTCCCACCCCCCGGAGCGACCCCCCATCATGAGAAGACTCATCGGCACCCTCGCGGCCGGCGCCCTGGCCCTGGCCGGACTCGTCTCCACCGGCGCCGCGCCCGCCTCGGCCGCCCCCACCGGCACCTTCGACGTCCTCACGTACAACATCGCGGGCCTGCCGCTCGGCCTCGGCGACAGCGACCCGGAGACCAACACCCCGCTGATCGGGCAGCGGCTGGGCGCGTACGACCTCGTGAACGTCCAGGAGGACTTCAACTACCACGCGTCGCTGTACGCCAACGACAACCACCCGTACCGCACCGCGACCAGCGGCGGCGCCGGGTTCGGGGACGGTCTCAACACCCTTTCCGACCACGCCTTCGAGGACTTCCAGCGGGTCGACTGGACGGACTGCACCGGTACGGACTGCCTGACCCCCAAGGGCTTCACGCTCGCCCGGGTACGCCTTGCCGAAGGCGTCTTCGTGGACCTCTACAACGTCCACACCAACGCCGACGTGACGGACGCGGCGCTGGCGGCCCGGCGCGCCAACTTCGCGCAGCTGTCGGACTTCATCCAGGCGAACTCCGCTGGCAACGCGGTGATCGTCATGGGTGACACCAACACCCGTTACACGCGGGCCGGCGACAACATCCGCACGCTCGTCTCCGACAACGGCCTCACCGACGCCTGGGTGGAGCTGGTCAAGGGCGGTACGCCGCCCGCGCAGGGCAGCGACGCGCTGGTCTGCGACGCGGCCGCCCCGACCAACGACTGCGAGGTCGTCGACAAGGTCCTCTACCGCGGCAGCGACCTGGTCAGCCTGGACGCAACCCGTTACAACAACGAGTGGCGCTCCTTCCTGCGCTCCGACGGCGAGCACCTGTCCGACCACTTCCC
Proteins encoded in this window:
- a CDS encoding ABC transporter substrate-binding protein, which gives rise to MSALSNSNWDRRSVLRAAMGLAAAGGLAACGSNNGRGGASASGENLVQYFHAYGEAGTEQAIRRYAKAYKEAGVTTQWITGDNFESKLFASLLTDKAPDLFEFHPQIQLIKSGQVADLSDLVNPVKDDFNPADIQSHTVDGKIYGVRMIDDPQFFFYRKSMFDKAGVGVPTTLDELLDAAAELTTDKVKGIYLGNKLHAIVDPLIWSAGAQHLDDDNRIAYHTDGVVEGFTKLRKLFTGGDLLLDAPTDFWDPSALNQGLTAIQWCGMWAMPQMQEALGDDLGIFPFPKVTGAGKQSVYNGGWSMFVNAKGPNVEAAKEYVKWLWIDQKEYQEDWALSYGFHIPPRTSIAESADKLKSGLPAEGVKLFNEFGHFDNIGWTQAMRTALEDVMANCVRKGGDPDSELDKADAKVDRELKKLFG
- a CDS encoding carbohydrate ABC transporter permease, which gives rise to MSTTTTQGVAKPPAPARADGARPRRRLLGSRTFNFWLFTGPFLIGLVIFVYVPILWSLWLSFFEARFTVTPSEFVGFDNYVTMLTDDDFMGSLVTFTVFAVIIVPTTWALSLTLALMVNRLRFMRAFFRSVFFLPTAVSYVAAALIWKMSIFNGVRFGLANTVLGWFGVENIAWLANPDPPWYWLVIVTVRLWLQAGFYMILFLAALQNIPQELYEAAAIDGARPGWQTFRHITLPQLRATSTAVILLLLVAAYQAFDEFFNLMAKTTWGRPPLVELYYMALGENQDYGAGSAGALILTVLICIVTLLQGRIMGFGRGEESK
- a CDS encoding carbohydrate ABC transporter permease, with product MTATTTTRPPNKPGRGRRGVAGSAGLYLATAVAAFLFLVPFYLILRNALMTDPEITGEEWKWFPTDIQWGNITEPFDDPSVDFARSLWNSAIVGVAHTLGTLLVCSLAGYGLARIPYRHANKIFYAVLVTLMVPTAVTFVPSFVLVSSLGWVDTYRGLIIPGLFSGFTCFLFRQYFLGFPKELEEAARVDGLGYWGAYWRVVVPNSLNFFAAIATITFISGWNAFLWPLVIGQDPSAWTVQVALSSYMTNQTVNFHLIFMATAISILPLVFVFLFLQRWLVQGIAQTGIKG
- a CDS encoding glycoside hydrolase family 2 TIM barrel-domain containing protein, with the translated sequence MSLRTTTPAIGYVEDVAPGTGALPPRAWYASSDAASLSLGGSWRFRLSPTADAEDDSFAGPGYDAGDWAEVTVPGHWVLQGHGSPIYTNHLYPFPVDPPHVPTENPTGDHLRVFDLPDDWPSDGGATVRFDGVESCARVWLNGTELGEFKGSRLPHEFEVGHLLRPTGNVLAVRVHQWSAGSYLEDQDQWWLPGIFRDVTLLHRPANGARDFFVHASYDHLTGEGTLRVDSDVPGRVTVPELSVDLATGESVTVAVEPWTAETPRLYDGVLATDGERVPLRVGFRTVCLEDGLLKVNGKPILFKGVNRHEWHPERGRALDLDTMRADVLLMKQHNLNAVRTSHYPPHPAFLDLCDEYGLWVIDECDLETHGFVEQSWRDNPVDDDRWTPALLDRAARMVERDKNHPSVVIWSLGNEAGTGRGLTAMAEWIHGRDDSRLVHYEGDIDCRDTDMYSRMYAPHAEVEKIGRRLDGGTHKRRELPFILCEYGHAMGNGPGGLADYQRIFESYDRLQGGFIWEWIDHGINHPELGFAYGGDFGEELHDSNFVCDGLIFPDRTPSPGLTEYKKVIEPVRIDGDGPSGTVRVTNAYDFADLSALAFEWSCQVDGETVESGPLSVPPLTPGESADVKLPAPPDAPAGAETQWTVRALLAQDTPWAERGHQVAWAQLPLGRRESPAPAATQPPTVDGPLVRLGPATFDARTGTLRTIGGVEIVSPLRLDVWRAPTDNDNGAHWQPDARYGLLWRKLGLHRMRHRLDGVEWDDNALTVRTRVAPAAAEVALRTVYRWTADADRLRLSVSVTPEGDWRLPLPRLGIRFGLASADEVTWFGGGPGEAYPDTKSASMLGRWHSTVDEMQTPYVRPQENGARADVRWAELGGLRVEGDPEFWFTARRWTTEQLDAAAHPTDLTPGDTVWVNLDHGQMGIGSQSCGPGTLPQYHLHARPTTFSFTFTQTG
- a CDS encoding PHP domain-containing protein; translated protein: MGHSHGHGHHHHGHEHDHGHEHAALPAAFDTSVPDEALTPEQQSRRSLLRRAGLLGAGLAAGSVLSGTAGTAPAAAATNGRRGKGFLWLAGDHHIHTQYSSDGKYRVVDQVRQGAKHGMDWLVITDHGSTTHAKIGVEKVNPDIQQARAAYEDTLVFQGLEWNIPAAEHGTVFVHPGRNEVSVLKQFETDYDGSVKGASDSTPANEALAVAGLAFLGEQVRRRKVKDALMLANHPARRGVDSPHEIRAWRDATPASHQIAIGFEGAPGHQAAGIPAPLGMGRARGIYDNNPSANSFAGYPPESYRTWGGFDWMTSTVGGLWDSLLAEGKPWWITANSDSHQVYADTAARGGGDFNANGRYDDPVYGGKIDVSQGDYWPGYYSRTHVGADGFSYAAVMDGIRAGRIWVDHGQLIGGLDVRVSGGSRWATLGGALHVRKGTNVTLTVDVALAGGPNWAGFLPKLARVDVIQGDVTGEVKDKDTFTAPTAKVVKSYEVNKSTGTVRLTYDLGKVDRPVYVRLRGTDGNRSAVGAMGAAVDPAGPALDVVGDADPWLDLWFYSNPVWVLPS
- a CDS encoding jacalin-like lectin, whose protein sequence is MRRLIGTLAAGALALAGLVSTGAAPASAAPTGTFDVLTYNIAGLPLGLGDSDPETNTPLIGQRLGAYDLVNVQEDFNYHASLYANDNHPYRTATSGGAGFGDGLNTLSDHAFEDFQRVDWTDCTGTDCLTPKGFTLARVRLAEGVFVDLYNVHTNADVTDAALAARRANFAQLSDFIQANSAGNAVIVMGDTNTRYTRAGDNIRTLVSDNGLTDAWVELVKGGTPPAQGSDALVCDAAAPTNDCEVVDKVLYRGSDLVSLDATRYNNEWRSFLRSDGEHLSDHFPHTVDFAYTVNPSLKASDFFGGPHGTAFNDADDLPATPSPRALTLRGGARLDAVSLTHDGGTVLTHGGAGGTATSLTLAAGEHLTSVKLTQGQKDGRTRIFSAAFTTDRGRTLTAGTATTAAKTFTAPSGRQIVGFTGRSGDEIDKLGVLYAPIG